The Vitis riparia cultivar Riparia Gloire de Montpellier isolate 1030 chromosome 10, EGFV_Vit.rip_1.0, whole genome shotgun sequence genome includes a region encoding these proteins:
- the LOC117923146 gene encoding uncharacterized protein LOC117923146: MIPFRFFVFFILSLTFCCGFVHPKVPQAEVDALQRIIRTMGATYWKFNGDSCQIEMVGLTPQPPRGSEQSIVCENFSEKNRTALHVIRIVLKGYSLPGMLPPDLVELQYLREIDFAYNYLGGTIPREWASTQLNSISLLANRLSGEIPKELGNISSLTYLNLEANKFSGVLPPELGDLINLKTLMLSSNQFFGNLPTTLAGLRNITDFRINDNNFSGPIPDFIQNWKQLTRIEMQASGLEGPIPSSISLLDKLTELRISDMTGKSQGFPLLNNMTGIINLVLRNCNISGEIPAYIWKMKELEMLDVSFNKLVGEVPSDLSLAKALNYIYLSGNLLSGNIPDLFLKKGSSIDLSYNNFSWQGPEQPACQENMNLNVNLYRSSSTENNLRAVLPCSKNDNCPQYACSFHVNCGGDDLTIKESKRKVFYEGDAEVEGGTAKYFRSKNSYWGLSSTGDFMDDNNDQNMRYIETLSSGNISGVYTTARLSPLSLTYFGYCLENGDYTLQLHFAEIYFTNDKTYDSLGKRLFDIYIQEQLVHKDFNIEDEARGARKPVMKQFNTSVTNNVLEIRFYWAGKGTTRIPSRGVYGPLISAISVHPNFKSCSSSGKKGMTAYIIGGVVGLCIILLILGFLQWKGCLRGRKREEKDPEGLDLQTSSFTLKQIKNATNNFDSANKIGEGGFGPVFKGLLTDGTTVAVKQLSAGSRQGNREFLNEIGMISCLQHPNLVQLHGCCVEGDQLLLVYEYMENNSLARALFGPENSQLILDWPTRLKICIGIAKGLAFLHEESRLKIVHRDIKATNVLLDRDLNPKISDFGLARLDDGGKSHISTRIAGTIGYMAPEYALRGYLTYKADVYSFGIVVLEIVSGKNNNNYMPSNSCFCLLDWACHLQQSGKLLELVDEALGSEVREEEAEMMVKIAILCTNASPSLRPTMSEVVSMLEGRKPTPDIILEPNSHNEDVRFKAIRDFRQEKRNQSLTGIQTQNSTAPTELYHSSASGVDFCEINPASCEINPASKSDQANSRREMATVVHIPLLILLLHTCFGSTSVEALAGHLPDEEKGVLKEIAEQLGKKDWKFELNPCDGNSNWNTLGSRSNPFYNNTITCNCSFPNGECHVDSISLKGQDLAGVLPPALAKLSYLKTIVLARNYLSGNIPPEWETTKLETLSISMNRLSGRIPNFLGNITTLKNLGLEANQFSGTVPPELGKLVDLQKLILNSNNLTGPLPQALAHLTNLKELRISSNNFTGKIPSFIQSWKQLEQLEIQASGLEGPIPSNISVLSNLTELRISDLNGEGSTFPPLRSMKRMYKLMLRGCNISGPIPPYIAEMTELRFLDLSFNKLNREIPNLDGLTNVEVMCLTGNQLNGNIPDGIKGRQSRTEIDLSYNNFSEQSAPPSCRDSLNLFRSFSEEGNLELGGCLKNYPCQKDRYSLHINCGGEKSTVGNVVYEGDQYEGGSAKFHPMTDYWGFSSTGHFWDHNRTINDYIAQNVSVLGMDHSELYTRARLSPLSFTYYGRCLADGNYTVKIHFAEIIIRGNKSFHSLGRRIFNVYIQGKLELEDFNIVQAAQGVDKVVVKEFKAVVKNKTLEIRFHWAGKGTTAIPSRGTYGPLISAISVKSDFKPPSNDKKKILIAVLVSVLVFFFTILGLICWKCYFGQRTSREQELRGLDLQTGLFTLRQIKAATNSFDAANKIGEGGFGSVYKGTLLDGTIIAVKQLSTKSKQGSREFVNEIGMISALQHPNLVRLYGCCVEGNQLILVYEYMENNSLARALFGKVEYRLNLDWSTRQRICVGIARGLAFLHEGSTLKIVHRDIKANNILLDTNLNPKISDFGLAKLDEEDNTHISTRVAGTIGYMAPEYALWGYLTYKADVYSFGVVALELVAGKNNMKYRPNEDYFCLLDWAFVLQQKGNLMELVDPNLGTQFKKEEAIRMIKVALLCTNASPALRPTMSAVVSMLKGQTVVQEYPLNPRIYGDEFGFEALRGQHDQTQLQSSSEIEPLTHSSRTARSGSSFTSSQDL; the protein is encoded by the exons ATGATTCCGTTCcgcttttttgttttcttcattctttCTCTCACTTTTTGCTGTGGATTTGTCCACCCCAAGGTGCCCCAAGCCGAAG TGGATGCTCTTCAACGAATAATCAGAACAATGGGAGCTACATATTGGAAGTTTAATGGGGATTCTTGCCAAATTGAAATGGTTGGGTTAACACCACAACCACCAAGGGGATCTGAGCAAAGCATTGTTTGTGAAAATTTCTCTGAGAAGAACCGCACTGCCCTTCATGTCATACGCAT TGTTCTAAAGGGGTATAGTCTTCCTGGCATGCTTCCACCTGACCTGGTCGAGCTTCAATACCTCCGAGAGAT AGATTTTGCTTACAATTACCTTGGTGGTACGATACCACGTGAATGGGCTTCAACACAATTGAATTCAAT CTCTCTACTTGCTAACCGCTTATCAGGGGAAATTCCAAAGGAATTGGGAAATATCTCCAGTCTCACATACTT GAACCTTGAAGCAAACAAATTTTCTGGCGTTCTTCCTCCTGAGCTTGgggatttaattaatttgaaaactct GATGCTATCTTCTAATCAGTTCTTTGGAAATTTGCCAACTACACTAGCTGGACTTAGAAACATAACAGATTT TAGGATAAATGATAACAACTTCAGTGGACCAATACCAGATTTTATACAAAACTGGAAACAACTTACAAGAAT AGAAATGCAAGCAAGCGGACTGGAGGGACCTATTCCATCAAGCATTTCTCTTTTGGATAAGTTAACTGAGTT gAGGATTAGTGATATGACTGGGAAAAGTCAAGGTTTTCCTTTGCTGAACAACATGACTGGCATAATAAACTT GGTTTTGAGGAATTGCAACATTTCTGGAGAAATCCCTGCGTACATCTGGAAAATGAAGGAGTTGGAAATGTT GGATGTCAGTTTCAACAAGCTAGtaggtgaagttccaagtgactTAAGTTTAGCCAAGGCACTGAACTATAT CTACTTAAGCGGCAACTTGCTAAGTGGAAATATACCAGACTTATTCTTGAAGAAAGGAAGTAGTAT TGATCTATCCTACAATAACTTTTCATGGCAAGGCCCTGAGCAACCTGCTTGTCAAGAGAACAT gAATTTGAATGTTAACTTGTATCGGAGCTCTTCAACGGAGAACAACCT AAGGGCTGTTCTTCCATGCTCAAAGAATGACAATTGTCCACAAT ATGCATGTTCTTTCCACGTTAATTGTGGTGGAGATGATTTAACCATcaaagaaagtaaaagaaaagtttTCTATGAAGGAGATGCAGAAGTTGAAGGTGGTACTGCaaaatattttagaagtaaaaaCAGTTACTGGGGATTGAGCAGCACCGGGGACTTCATGGATGATAACAATGACCAAAACATGCGTTATATTGAAACTCTCTCATCAGGGAACATATCTGGAGTGTATACTACAGCTCGCCTTTCCCCTCTTTCACTCACTTATTTTGGCTATTGCTTAGAGAATGGGGATTATACTTTACAGCTGCATTTTGCTGAGATATATTTCACAAATGACAAAACATATGATAGTCTTGGGAAACGCTTGTTTGACATTTATATTCAG GAGCAATTGGTGCATAAGGATTTTAATATTGAAGATGAGGCTCGTGGAGCACGAAAGCCAGTTATGAAACAATTTAACACAAGTGTAACAAATAATGTCTTAGAGATCCGATTTTATTGGGCTGGCAAAGGAACAACACGAATCCCTAGCAGAGGAGTTTATGGCCCTCTCATATCAGCTATTTCTGTGCATCCAA ATTTTAAATCTTGTTCAAGTAGTGGAAAAAAGGGAATGACTGCTTATATCATTGGTGGAGTGGTAGGATTATGCATTATTCTATTAATATTGGGTTTCCTTCAGTGGAAAGGTTGTTTGAGAGGCAGAAAGAGGGAAGAAAAAG ATCCCGAAGGTCTAGATTTGCAAACAAGTTCCTTTACCttgaagcaaataaaaaatgCCACCAACAACTTTGATTCTGCAAACAAGATTGGAGAAGGTGGTTTTGGTCCGGTTTTTAAG GGTCTGTTAACTGATGGTACCACAGTTGCAGTGAAACAGCTTTCGGCTGGATCAAGGCAAGGTAATCGTGAATTTTTGAATGAGATAGGCATGATTTCTTGTTTGCAACACCCAAATCTGGTGCAACTTCATGGGTGTTGTGTTGAAGGAGATCAATTGTTGCTGGTGTATGAGTACATGGAAAACAATAGCCTAGCCCGTGCTTTGTTTG GTCCAGAAAATAGTCAGCTGATACTGGATTGGCCAACTAGGCTTAAAATCTGTATTGGGATTGCTAAAGGATTGGCTTTTCTCCATGAAGAATCGAGACTCAAGATTGTACATAGAGATATTAAAGCTACTAATGTGCTTCTTGATAGAGacctaaaccctaaaatatCTGACTTTGGATTGGCTAGGCTCGATGATGGAGGGAAGAGCCACATTAGCACCAGGATTGCTGGAACCAT AGGATATATGGCACCAGAGTATGCACTAAGGGGTTATCTGACCTACAAGGCTGATGTTTACAGTTTTGGTATTGTGGTTCTGGAAATTGTTAGTggaaaaaacaacaacaattatATGCCAAGTAACAGTTGCTTTTGTCTTTTAGATTGG GCCTGTCATTTGCAACAAAGTGGAAAGCTTCTGGAGCTTGTTGATGAGGCGTTGGGGTCTGAAGTCCGTGAAGAAGAAGCAGAAATGATGGTTAAAATAGCTATCTtgtgcacaaatgcatccccaTCACTTAGGCCTACTATGTCTGAAGTGGTGAGCATGCTTGAAGGAAGGAAGCCTACTCCTGATATAATCCTGGAACCAAATTCCCACAATGAGGATGTGAGGTTTAAAGCCATAAGAGACTTTCGTCAGGAAAAGCGAAACCAGAGTTTGACTGGAATCCAAACCCAGAATTCAACAGCTCCTACAGAGCTTTACCATTCCTCTGCATCTGGCGTTGATTTCTGTGAAATCAACCCTGCTTCCTGTGAAATCAACCCTGCTTCAAAATCCG ATCAAGCAAATTCAAGGAGAGAGATGGCCACAGTTGTTCATATTCCCCTGCTCATCTTGCTTCTACATACATGCTTTGGCTCAACAAGTGTTGAAGCACTAGCTGGACATCTTCCTGATGAAGAAA AGGGAGTTCTGAAAGAAATAGCTGAACAATTGGGCAAGAAGGATTGGAAATTTGAACTAAACCCTTGTGATGGGAACTCCAACTGGAACACGCTAGGCTCGAGATCAAATCCATTCTATAACAATACAATCACCTGCAATTGCTCCTTCCCTAATGGTGAATGCCATGTTGATAGCAT ATCTCTCAAAGGGCAGGATCTTGCTGGTGTGCTTCCACCTGCCCTAGCGAAACTATCCTACCTCAAAACAAT TGTTTTGGCTAGGAACTATCTCAGTGGTAACATACCCCCTGAATGGGAAACTACGAAGTTAGAAACTCT GTCCATTTCTATGAACCGATTATCAGGACGAATCCCAAACTTCTTGGGGAATATTACCACCCTTAAAAATTT GGGTCTTGAGGCCAACCAGTTTTCTGGAACTGTTCCCCCTGAGCTTGGCAAACTGGTCGACTTGCAGAAGCT CATTCTTAATTCTAACAATCTCACTGGACCATTGCCTCAAGCGCTTGCTCACCTAACTAATTTGAAAGAGCT TAGGATTAGCAGCAACAATTTCACTGGAAAAATACCCAGTTTCATTCAAAGTTGGAAGCAACTTGAGCAATT AGAGATCCAAGCTAGTGGTTTGGAAGGGCCCATACCTTCTAATATTTCAGTCTTGAGTAATTTAACTGAACT AAGAATTAGTGACTTAAATGGAGAGGGTTCCACTTTTCCACCCCTAAGAAGCATGAAAAGAATGTACAAGTT GATGTTGAGGGGCTGTAATATCTCAGGACCAATCCCCCCATATATAGCAGAGATGACAGAATTGAGATTTTT AGATCTCAGCTTCAACAAGTTGAATAGAGAGATTCCAAATCTTGATGGCCTAACAAACGTGGAGGTCAT GTGTCTGACAGGCAACCAGCTTAATGGAAATATTCCAGATGGAATCAAGGGAAGGCAGAGCCGCAC TGAAATAGATCTTTCTTACAATAACTTCTCTGAGCAATCTGCACCACCCTCTTGTCGAGATAGCTT GAACTTGTTCAGAAGCTTTTCTGAGGAGGGGAACTT AGAACTTGGTGGGTGCCTGAAAAACTATCCTTGTCAAAAAG ATCGTTATTCATTGCATATAAATTGTGGTGGAGAGAAATCTACGGTTGGAAATGTTGTTTATGAAGGGGATCAATATGAAGGAGGTTCAGCAAAATTTCATCCTATGACTGATTATTGGGGATTTAGTAGCACTGGACACTTCTGGGATCATAACAGAACCATAAATGATTACATAGCACAAAATGTATCCGTACTTGGAATGGACCACTCTGAGTTGTACACCAGAGCACGACTTTCTCCTCTGTCTTTTACTTACTATGGGCGCTGCTTAGCGGATGGGAACTATACAGTAAAAATTCACTTTGCAGAGATAATTATCAGAGGCAATAAATCCTTTCATAGCCTTGGCAGACggatttttaatgtttatattcAG GGAAAGTTGGAATTGGAGGATTTTAATATTGTACAAGCAGCACAAGGGGTTGATAAGGTAGttgtaaaagaatttaaagcaGTTGTGAAGAATAAAACTTTAGAGATCCGCTTTCATTGGGCTGGCAAGGGAACAACAGCTATACCAAGCAGAGGAACTTATGGTCCTCTCATATCAGCTATTTCTGTGAAATCTG ATTTCAAGCCTCCTTCTAATGACAAAAAGAAGATACTCATTGCAGTTCTAGTTTCAGtattggttttctttttcacaattttGGGCCTTATTTGCTGGAAATGCTACTTTGGACAGAGAACATCAAGAGAACAAG AGTTGAGAGGATTAGATCTGCAAACTGGTTTATTTACCTTGAGACAAATTAAAGCTGCTACAAACAGCTTTGATGCTGCAAACAAGATTGGGGAAGGAGGTTTTGGATCTGTCTACAAG GGTACATTATTAGATGGAACCATAATTGCAGTGAAGCAACTTTCCACCAAGTCAAAGCAAGGAAGTCGTGAATTTGTGAATGAAATTGGAATGATTTCTGCTTTACAACACCCAAATCTTGTAAGATTATATGGATGTTGTGTTGAAGGAAATCAACTGATATTGGTATATGAATACATGGAGAACAATAGTCTCGCTCGGGCTTTATTTG GTAAAGTGGAATACCGATTAAATTTGGACTGGTCCACGAGGCAGAGGATTTGTGTTGGCATAGCAAGAGGTTTGGCTTTCCTGCATGAAGGATCAACACTGAAAATTGTTCATAGAGACATAAAAGCAAATAACATACTACTTGATACGAATCTTAACCCTAAGATCTCTGATTTTGGTCTGGCGAAACTTGATGAAGAAGATAACACCCATATTAGCACCAGAGTTGCTGGAACCAT AGGATACATGGCACCAGAGTATGCATTATGGGGTTATTTAACCTATAAAGCCGATGTATACAGTTTTGGGGTTGTTGCTTTGGAACTTGTTGCAGGGAAGAACAACATGAAATATAGACCAAATGAGGATTACTTTTGTCTTCTAGATTGG GCCTTTGTTTTACAACAGAAAGGAAATTTAATGGAGCTAGTGGATCCAAACTTGGGGACTCAGTTCAAAAAGGAAGAGGCCATAAGGATGATTAAAGTTGCCCTACTATGCACCAATGCGTCTCCCGCACTTAGACCTACCATGTCTGCAGTGGTGAGCATGCTCAAAGGTCAAACTGTCGTTCAGGAATACCCTCTGAATCCTCGTATTTATGGTgatgaatttgggtttgaagCCCTCAGAGGCCAGCATGATCAGACACAATTACAGAGCTCAAGTGAAATTGAGCCCCTCACTCATTCATCACGTACAGCACGGAGTGGATCTTCCTTTACATCTTCCCAAGATCTATAA